From Actinomyces sp. oral taxon 171 str. F0337, one genomic window encodes:
- a CDS encoding LysR substrate-binding domain-containing protein yields MPTSSSPSFSQLRAFVALCDHQHFGEAATALGVSQPSLSQAITALEKRVGGELVERTTRRVLVTSLGEALLPFARDAVLAAEAFNEAASSQGATLSGTMRLGIIPTIAPYLAPVLIDGLREALPQMDLDLREMVTGDNLDQLAQGRLDAAIIALEDDLQRTTAIPMFDEQLVVLTAAGHPWAGRTDVSPAELDGQPLLLLDEGNCLRDQTLALCQRYGSQPPVAVATTLSTVTRMVAHGSGVTIIPEGALQLLIPSSEYGVARFGDEAPVRHMGLVHRVSSSRGADFAQLAALISRLVSEADLPVSSATAPAAA; encoded by the coding sequence ATGCCGACCTCATCATCTCCGTCCTTCTCCCAGCTGCGGGCGTTCGTAGCGCTGTGCGACCACCAGCACTTCGGCGAGGCCGCCACCGCGCTCGGAGTCAGCCAGCCCAGCCTGTCCCAGGCCATCACCGCACTGGAGAAGCGCGTCGGCGGCGAGCTGGTGGAGCGCACCACCCGTCGCGTCCTGGTCACCTCCCTGGGCGAGGCCCTGCTGCCCTTCGCCCGGGACGCCGTCCTGGCGGCCGAGGCCTTCAACGAGGCCGCCTCCAGCCAGGGCGCCACCCTGAGCGGCACGATGCGCCTGGGCATCATCCCCACGATTGCGCCCTACCTGGCCCCCGTTCTCATCGACGGCCTGCGTGAGGCCCTGCCCCAGATGGACCTGGACCTGCGTGAGATGGTCACCGGGGACAACCTCGACCAGCTCGCCCAGGGACGCCTCGACGCCGCCATCATCGCCCTGGAGGACGACCTCCAGCGCACCACCGCGATCCCGATGTTCGACGAGCAGCTCGTCGTCCTCACCGCCGCCGGCCACCCCTGGGCCGGCCGCACGGACGTGAGCCCCGCCGAGCTCGACGGCCAGCCCCTCCTCCTGCTCGACGAGGGCAACTGCCTGCGCGACCAGACCCTGGCCCTGTGCCAGCGCTACGGCTCCCAGCCTCCGGTCGCGGTGGCCACCACCCTGTCGACGGTGACCCGCATGGTCGCACACGGCTCCGGCGTGACGATCATCCCTGAGGGCGCCCTCCAGCTGCTGATCCCCTCCTCGGAGTACGGCGTCGCCCGTTTCGGCGACGAGGCGCCGGTGCGCCACATGGGCCTGGTGCACCGGGTCTCCTCCTCCCGCGGCGCCGACTTCGCCCAGCTGGCCGCCCTCATCTCGCGCCTGGTGAGCGAGGCCGACCTGCCCGTCTCCTCCGCCACGGCCCCGGCTGCGGCCTGA
- the serS gene encoding serine--tRNA ligase — protein sequence MIDLRALRENPEPFRASQRARGADVDLVDRVIAADETRRQSLAAFENLRAEQKQVSRSVGKASPEERPAILASAKELAEQVKAAEAASSAAAAELDDLARQFANLIEGAPSGGEEDYVVLRHEGGEPRDFTAEGFEPADHLAIGEGLDIIDTRRGAKVSGARFYYLKGWGMRLELALMTAALDAAVAHGFTPMTTPTLVTPQVMGGTGFLGAHSDEIYYLPADDLYLTGTSEVALAGYHADEILDLSAGPKRYMGWSTCYRREAGAAGKDTRGIIRVHQFNKAEMFSYCRPEEAEAEHARLLAMEEEMLALVELPYRVIDTAAGDLGSSAARKFDCEAWLPTQQRWMEVTSTSNCTTYQARRLAVRERREGGTSPVATLNGTLATTRWMVAILENHQQADGSVRVPAGLRPYLGGLEVIEPVGATA from the coding sequence ATGATCGACCTGCGTGCGCTTCGTGAGAACCCCGAGCCCTTCCGCGCCAGCCAGCGAGCCCGTGGTGCCGACGTCGATCTCGTCGACCGCGTCATCGCCGCCGACGAGACCCGCCGTCAGTCGCTGGCCGCCTTCGAGAACCTCCGCGCCGAGCAGAAGCAGGTCTCCCGGTCCGTGGGGAAGGCCTCGCCGGAGGAGCGCCCGGCGATCCTGGCCAGCGCCAAGGAGCTGGCCGAGCAGGTCAAGGCCGCCGAGGCCGCCTCCTCGGCCGCCGCCGCCGAGCTCGACGACCTGGCCCGCCAGTTCGCCAACCTCATCGAGGGGGCGCCCTCGGGAGGCGAGGAGGACTACGTCGTCCTGCGCCATGAGGGCGGCGAGCCCCGCGACTTCACCGCCGAGGGCTTCGAGCCCGCCGACCATCTGGCGATCGGCGAGGGTCTGGACATCATCGACACCCGCCGCGGCGCCAAGGTCTCCGGCGCCCGCTTCTACTACCTCAAGGGCTGGGGCATGCGCCTGGAGCTGGCGCTCATGACGGCGGCCCTGGACGCCGCCGTTGCCCACGGCTTCACCCCGATGACCACCCCCACCCTCGTCACCCCGCAGGTCATGGGCGGCACCGGCTTCCTGGGCGCCCACAGCGACGAGATCTACTACCTGCCCGCCGACGACCTCTACCTCACCGGCACCTCCGAGGTGGCCCTGGCCGGCTACCACGCCGACGAGATCCTCGACCTGTCCGCCGGTCCCAAGCGCTACATGGGCTGGTCCACCTGCTACCGGCGCGAGGCCGGTGCCGCAGGCAAGGACACCCGCGGCATCATCCGCGTCCACCAGTTCAACAAGGCGGAGATGTTCTCCTACTGCCGCCCCGAGGAAGCCGAGGCCGAGCACGCCCGGCTCCTGGCCATGGAGGAGGAGATGCTGGCCCTGGTCGAGCTGCCCTACCGGGTCATCGACACCGCCGCCGGGGACCTGGGCTCCTCGGCCGCACGCAAGTTCGACTGCGAGGCCTGGCTGCCCACCCAGCAGCGCTGGATGGAGGTCACCTCCACCTCCAACTGCACCACCTACCAGGCCCGCCGACTGGCCGTGCGCGAGCGCCGCGAGGGCGGCACGAGCCCCGTGGCCACCCTCAACGGGACCCTGGCCACCACCCGCTGGATGGTCGCCATCCTGGAGAACCACCAGCAGGCCGACGGCTCGGTGCGCGTGCCCGCGGGCCTGCGCCCCTACCTGGGCGGCCTGGAGGTCATCGAGCCCGTCGGCGCCACCGCCTGA
- a CDS encoding HAD family hydrolase, whose protein sequence is MNPTPASRPGAARETDAVSDPGGSGPTGNGPAVNPATGIAPAGQPLTRLGGSTEYVGHLEDGAGDTAGTGERVLRRRPLDHEEYHALVQDRMQDLDALEAAGGARLAPGHGLVVALDVDGTILDMDGRVSERVMASIARLRAHEVPVVISTGRGIAAAMPVVRHLGLSTGWMVCANGALTLRLDPDAPGGYEVVDSRTFDPRTAIETLHAAVPDGIIAVEDPGIGFKVSRLFPDGELIEDQQVVTFDELVSQPVTRVVLRAPGMSVERFSEIVADSGLHSVEYAIGWTAWLDVAPEGVTKASALEALIARLGTDSAHVLAAGDGSNDVEMIEWAGAGVVMGSAPQWVRDRGDILTEPVWRDGCAAVLDALIERVRHL, encoded by the coding sequence ATGAACCCCACCCCCGCCTCCAGGCCGGGTGCCGCCCGCGAGACCGACGCCGTCAGTGACCCCGGGGGCTCGGGGCCCACCGGTAACGGCCCGGCCGTCAACCCCGCCACCGGCATCGCCCCGGCCGGCCAGCCCCTGACCCGCCTGGGCGGCTCCACGGAGTACGTCGGGCACCTCGAGGACGGCGCCGGCGACACCGCAGGCACCGGTGAGCGTGTCCTGCGCCGTCGGCCCCTGGACCACGAGGAGTACCACGCCCTCGTCCAGGACCGGATGCAGGACCTCGACGCCCTGGAGGCCGCCGGCGGCGCCCGGCTCGCACCCGGCCACGGGCTCGTCGTGGCCCTCGACGTCGACGGCACCATCCTCGACATGGACGGGCGCGTCTCGGAGCGGGTCATGGCCTCCATCGCCCGCCTGCGCGCCCACGAGGTCCCCGTGGTCATCTCCACCGGCCGCGGGATCGCCGCCGCCATGCCGGTGGTGCGCCACCTGGGGCTGTCCACCGGCTGGATGGTGTGCGCCAACGGCGCCCTGACCCTGCGGCTCGACCCGGACGCCCCCGGAGGCTACGAGGTGGTCGACTCGCGCACCTTCGACCCGCGCACCGCCATCGAGACCCTGCACGCCGCCGTGCCCGACGGGATCATCGCCGTGGAGGACCCCGGCATCGGCTTCAAGGTCTCCCGGCTCTTCCCCGACGGCGAGCTCATCGAGGACCAGCAGGTCGTCACCTTCGACGAGCTCGTCTCCCAGCCGGTCACCCGCGTGGTCCTGCGGGCCCCGGGCATGTCCGTCGAGCGCTTCTCCGAGATCGTGGCCGACTCCGGGCTGCACTCGGTGGAGTACGCCATCGGCTGGACGGCCTGGCTCGACGTCGCCCCCGAGGGCGTCACCAAGGCCTCCGCCCTCGAGGCGCTCATCGCCCGCCTGGGCACCGACTCCGCCCACGTCCTGGCGGCCGGGGACGGCTCCAACGACGTCGAGATGATCGAGTGGGCCGGAGCCGGCGTCGTCATGGGCAGCGCACCGCAGTGGGTGCGCGACCGCGGCGATATCCTGACCGAGCCCGTGTGGCGGGACGGCTGCGCCGCCGTCCTGGACGCCCTCATCGAACGAGTAAGGCACCTCTGA
- a CDS encoding ABC transporter substrate-binding protein — translation MRQSPLPVSRNNSIPKERAEHAARPTGPSGGASAPGRRRASRRLRRGGRLLAAASTLTLAAAATAACSAGGSGSASATGCAAYQAYQGHKGATVTISSGLTGTEAERFEASVAEFESCTGINVEHAGTTELRSQLLNGSGANLSTSAGASPSSQDNPENLPDLAIVPQPAMVAELVDTGVVHPLPNSVNSNVEAGWDRHWIQVGIHASVPYGAPLMASVKSLVWYSPDAFKKAGYEVPDTWAELEALTNKVRADHPDGSVTPWCVGAADGESTGWVLTDWLEDALLSTQGPGVYETWASHRVPVDSSNAVEALTAVNSLVLDDGHVAGGRGSVISRTPVQAGADLTKGSCLMLHASSSFESRFPEGTVITDADGANPVTVQTPRPTASATAGATASSKGTTAPAGTKVSAFLTPAADRGSDSVLVGTDYLVAFTRSDAVTAVMEYLTSHEWARTRAALGGVATANQGVDPDLAPSDVGRRATRLLQSRQTTVEMDASDSMPVSVGSSAMWLGLSRWSTGAMTPKEALKQAESAWPKQK, via the coding sequence ATGCGACAGTCCCCCCTCCCTGTCTCCCGCAACAACTCCATCCCCAAGGAGCGCGCCGAGCACGCCGCTCGCCCCACCGGCCCGTCCGGAGGGGCGAGCGCCCCTGGCCGACGACGCGCGAGCCGTCGGCTGCGTCGGGGCGGCCGCCTCCTGGCCGCGGCCAGCACCCTGACCCTGGCGGCCGCCGCCACCGCCGCCTGCTCAGCCGGCGGGTCCGGCTCGGCGTCGGCCACTGGCTGCGCCGCCTACCAGGCCTACCAGGGCCACAAGGGCGCCACCGTCACCATCTCCAGCGGCCTGACCGGCACCGAGGCCGAGCGCTTCGAGGCCTCCGTGGCCGAGTTCGAGAGCTGCACGGGCATCAACGTCGAGCACGCCGGCACCACCGAGCTGCGCTCCCAGCTGCTCAACGGCTCGGGAGCGAACCTGTCCACCAGCGCGGGGGCCTCGCCGTCGAGCCAGGACAACCCCGAGAACCTGCCCGACCTGGCCATCGTGCCTCAGCCCGCCATGGTGGCCGAGCTCGTGGACACCGGCGTCGTCCACCCGCTGCCGAACAGTGTCAACAGCAACGTGGAGGCCGGCTGGGACCGGCACTGGATCCAGGTGGGCATCCACGCCTCCGTGCCCTACGGCGCCCCGCTCATGGCCTCGGTGAAGTCCCTCGTGTGGTACTCGCCGGACGCCTTCAAGAAGGCCGGCTACGAGGTGCCCGACACCTGGGCCGAGCTGGAGGCCCTCACCAACAAGGTCCGTGCCGATCACCCCGACGGCTCCGTGACGCCCTGGTGCGTGGGCGCTGCCGACGGGGAGTCGACCGGCTGGGTGCTGACCGACTGGCTCGAGGACGCCCTGCTCTCCACCCAGGGGCCCGGCGTCTACGAGACCTGGGCCTCGCACCGGGTTCCCGTCGACTCATCGAACGCCGTGGAGGCCCTCACCGCCGTCAACTCCCTGGTCCTGGATGACGGGCACGTCGCCGGTGGGCGCGGCTCGGTCATCTCCCGCACCCCCGTGCAGGCCGGGGCCGACCTGACCAAGGGCAGCTGCCTCATGCTGCACGCCTCATCGTCCTTCGAGAGCCGCTTCCCCGAGGGCACCGTCATCACCGACGCCGACGGCGCCAACCCGGTGACGGTCCAGACCCCCCGCCCGACCGCGAGCGCCACTGCCGGGGCGACGGCGTCGTCGAAGGGCACGACGGCCCCGGCGGGTACGAAGGTCTCGGCCTTCCTCACCCCGGCGGCGGACCGCGGCTCGGACTCCGTGCTGGTGGGCACCGACTACCTCGTGGCCTTCACCCGCTCGGACGCGGTCACCGCGGTCATGGAGTACCTGACCTCCCATGAGTGGGCCCGCACGCGGGCGGCGCTGGGCGGGGTGGCGACCGCCAACCAGGGCGTTGACCCGGACCTGGCGCCCAGCGACGTCGGTCGGCGCGCCACGCGGCTGCTCCAGTCGCGCCAGACGACTGTGGAGATGGACGCCTCGGACTCGATGCCCGTGAGTGTGGGCAGCAGCGCCATGTGGCTCGGGCTGAGCCGGTGGTCGACCGGGGCGATGACCCCCAAGGAGGCGCTCAAGCAGGCCGAGTCGGCCTGGCCGAAGCAGAAGTAG
- a CDS encoding AGE family epimerase/isomerase: MGLGWFGAPEHKRWLAYETHALLHYARAAQVPTGFGWIGQNGEVDPSHPVELWITGRMTFAFSLGALMGIPGCRRYADHGVRALNGPLRDPVNGGWYSAIGPEPDAEGRGVPIDGEARKECYQHAFVLLAAATATAADRPGAHELLRDAIAVQDRYWWDEAQQMPVESYAADFTGPEDYRGINAAMHTVEAYLATADVTGEARWLERALKIADFAVNVQAREHGWRLPEHYSTSWEPRLDYNRDEPAHPFRPYGVTPGHALEWARLTVQLRGALINRSMSAPDWMLEAAEHIFDQARTDGWRVDGAPGFVYTTDFDGRPVVHERMHWVVCEGISASAAIRQALLDDGHGEIDVEHYEHCYRAWIDYAEEFLIEAPGVWTHELDRDNRPSTRTWAGHPDIYHALQATLMARLPVWPAIGQALAEGRLDEPSSLLPARASKPHRRGFFGRS; encoded by the coding sequence ATGGGACTGGGATGGTTCGGCGCCCCCGAGCACAAGCGTTGGCTGGCCTACGAGACGCATGCGCTGCTGCACTACGCGCGCGCCGCGCAGGTGCCCACCGGATTCGGCTGGATCGGTCAGAACGGTGAGGTGGACCCCTCCCATCCCGTCGAGCTGTGGATCACCGGCCGCATGACATTCGCCTTCTCCCTGGGGGCGCTCATGGGGATCCCCGGCTGTCGCCGCTACGCCGACCACGGCGTGCGCGCCCTGAACGGCCCCCTGCGCGACCCGGTCAATGGCGGCTGGTACTCGGCGATCGGCCCCGAGCCCGACGCCGAGGGGCGGGGCGTCCCGATCGACGGCGAAGCCCGTAAGGAGTGCTACCAGCACGCCTTCGTGCTCCTGGCCGCGGCCACGGCGACGGCCGCCGACCGGCCCGGCGCCCACGAGCTGCTGCGCGACGCCATCGCCGTCCAGGACCGCTACTGGTGGGACGAGGCCCAGCAGATGCCGGTGGAGTCCTACGCCGCCGACTTCACCGGCCCCGAGGACTACCGCGGCATCAACGCCGCCATGCACACGGTGGAGGCCTACCTGGCCACCGCCGACGTCACCGGCGAGGCGCGCTGGCTGGAGCGGGCCCTGAAGATCGCCGACTTCGCCGTCAACGTCCAGGCCCGCGAGCACGGCTGGCGCCTGCCCGAGCACTACTCCACCTCCTGGGAACCGCGCCTGGACTACAACCGCGACGAGCCCGCCCACCCCTTCCGGCCCTACGGCGTCACGCCGGGCCATGCGCTGGAGTGGGCGCGCCTGACCGTGCAGCTGCGTGGGGCGCTCATCAACCGCTCCATGAGCGCGCCGGACTGGATGCTTGAGGCCGCCGAGCACATCTTCGATCAGGCCCGCACCGACGGCTGGCGCGTCGACGGCGCCCCGGGCTTCGTCTACACCACGGACTTCGACGGCAGGCCGGTGGTCCACGAGCGCATGCACTGGGTCGTCTGCGAGGGCATCTCGGCGTCGGCCGCCATCCGTCAGGCCCTGCTCGACGACGGGCACGGGGAGATCGACGTCGAGCACTACGAGCACTGCTACCGGGCCTGGATCGACTACGCCGAGGAGTTCCTCATCGAGGCGCCCGGCGTGTGGACCCACGAGCTCGACCGCGACAACCGGCCCTCGACCCGCACCTGGGCCGGGCACCCGGACATCTACCACGCCCTGCAGGCGACCCTCATGGCGCGCCTGCCGGTGTGGCCGGCCATCGGGCAGGCCCTGGCCGAGGGGCGGCTCGACGAGCCGAGCTCGCTGCTGCCGGCGCGTGCCAGCAAGCCGCACCGGCGCGGGTTCTTCGGCAGGTCCTAG
- a CDS encoding VOC family protein → MTTFVPNSVILYVSDVEASTTFYRRILGHEPIKTYPGFSVFTLSDDMTLGLQAADEIEPAAEPYVGGTELSLSNVERADVDRLHAQWKMLGIPMVLEPTVLEFGYTFVATDPDGHRLRVCATDTSSFV, encoded by the coding sequence ATGACGACCTTCGTTCCCAACAGCGTCATCCTCTACGTCTCCGACGTCGAGGCGAGTACCACCTTCTACCGCCGGATTCTCGGTCATGAACCGATCAAGACCTATCCAGGATTCAGCGTCTTCACGCTGTCTGACGATATGACCCTCGGACTACAGGCGGCCGATGAGATTGAACCCGCTGCCGAGCCATACGTAGGCGGGACCGAGCTGAGTCTCAGCAACGTCGAGCGTGCCGATGTCGATCGTCTTCACGCGCAGTGGAAGATGCTGGGCATTCCGATGGTTCTGGAGCCGACCGTCCTCGAGTTCGGCTACACCTTTGTGGCAACCGACCCCGATGGGCACCGCCTGCGCGTGTGCGCCACCGATACCTCGAGCTTCGTCTGA
- a CDS encoding helix-turn-helix transcriptional regulator, translating into MRADRLLSMIWLLRTHGRLSAEDLAQRLEVSRRTVLRDVEALSAAGVPVWCERGPHGGVRIDPGFRIDVTGLSREESRALFAGLTSWGAAPLGLGDALASASRKLLAAVPDSHRSRSMGIASRVVVDPQGWLPLPESERADAVFHAVQEAVLTRHRLRMVFRHKSRMTTQDVVDPHGIVAAGRSWYLCASHGTEVRFTRLSRIEEADVLAEECADDSGFDMTAAWQKQREEFLERFEAITATAWVRDERWSDVQEWTLRATTTDADGEPPEDEGWTFLRLEFMDHLHAMTILLRLGPDACVITPKRLRQDLLDYVDLIRERYRADGT; encoded by the coding sequence GTGCGTGCTGACCGCCTACTGTCCATGATCTGGCTGCTGCGCACCCATGGTCGTCTGTCCGCCGAGGACCTGGCGCAGCGGCTGGAGGTCTCACGGCGTACCGTGCTGCGGGACGTTGAGGCGCTGTCGGCTGCGGGAGTGCCGGTATGGTGCGAGCGGGGACCTCATGGCGGAGTGAGAATCGACCCCGGCTTTCGCATTGACGTGACGGGACTGAGCCGTGAGGAGAGCCGGGCTCTCTTCGCCGGTCTCACCAGCTGGGGTGCTGCGCCACTGGGCCTTGGCGACGCCCTCGCCTCCGCGTCTCGCAAGCTGCTCGCCGCCGTCCCCGACAGCCATCGCAGCCGGTCCATGGGCATCGCCTCGCGCGTCGTGGTTGATCCTCAAGGGTGGCTTCCCCTGCCCGAGAGTGAGCGGGCCGACGCCGTCTTCCATGCTGTCCAGGAAGCGGTCTTGACGCGCCATCGACTGCGTATGGTCTTCCGTCACAAGTCGAGGATGACGACGCAGGACGTCGTCGATCCGCACGGAATAGTTGCTGCTGGTCGCAGCTGGTACCTGTGCGCCTCACACGGCACCGAGGTTCGCTTCACCAGGCTCTCTCGGATCGAAGAGGCTGATGTACTCGCTGAGGAGTGTGCTGACGACTCCGGCTTCGACATGACCGCGGCATGGCAGAAACAGCGCGAGGAGTTTCTTGAAAGGTTCGAGGCCATCACAGCCACTGCCTGGGTACGGGATGAACGCTGGAGCGATGTGCAGGAGTGGACATTGCGCGCAACGACGACCGATGCAGACGGCGAACCTCCCGAAGATGAGGGATGGACCTTTCTCCGGCTGGAGTTCATGGACCACCTGCATGCCATGACGATTCTGCTTCGGCTCGGCCCGGATGCCTGCGTCATCACCCCCAAGCGCCTGCGTCAGGACCTCCTCGACTACGTGGACCTCATACGTGAGCGGTACCGCGCCGATGGGACCTGA
- a CDS encoding PLP-dependent transferase: MTSPSAPQPATRPECPEPPAARTFPVHHHPTSSAPDPQLRLETLLVRSGTGTDPATGAITTPIHLSTAYGHPGLGESTGYDYTRTASPTRDVLQDALARLEGGTAAFALSSGMAALELVTRTLAPHGSRIVALRDLYGGSFRFLEVLAEEGAADVDFVLGIEGLRGALADPADLVIIETPTNPMMEEIAIPEAAELAHAAGARLVVDNTFYTPVVQRPLELGADVVVHSGTKYLGGHNDVMAGVAVVTDDALAERLNYRLNTTGATLGPFDCFLLLRGLKTLALRMERHEANATAIAQFLRSSPYVTRVLYPGHSGMVSFDLAESVDVARFLASVRVFTFAESLGGVESLVTCPSVQTHADVPVEVRASYGLSDRLMRLSVGIEHVDDLIADLAQAFEAAGA, from the coding sequence ATGACCAGTCCGTCCGCACCCCAGCCCGCCACTCGCCCCGAGTGTCCCGAGCCGCCGGCCGCCCGCACCTTCCCAGTTCACCACCACCCGACGTCGTCGGCCCCGGACCCACAGCTCCGTCTGGAGACGCTGCTGGTGCGCTCGGGCACCGGGACCGACCCGGCCACGGGCGCGATCACAACACCGATCCACCTGTCGACCGCCTACGGCCACCCGGGCCTGGGCGAGTCGACGGGCTACGACTACACGCGCACGGCCAGCCCCACCCGCGACGTCCTGCAGGACGCCCTGGCCCGCCTGGAGGGCGGGACGGCCGCCTTCGCCCTGTCCTCGGGGATGGCGGCCCTGGAGCTGGTGACCCGCACGCTGGCGCCGCACGGCAGCCGGATCGTGGCGCTGCGGGACCTGTACGGCGGCTCCTTCCGCTTCCTGGAGGTCCTGGCCGAGGAAGGGGCGGCCGACGTCGACTTCGTCCTGGGCATCGAGGGTCTGCGCGGGGCGCTGGCCGACCCGGCCGACCTGGTCATCATCGAGACGCCCACGAACCCGATGATGGAGGAGATCGCGATCCCCGAGGCGGCCGAGCTGGCCCACGCCGCCGGGGCGAGGCTGGTGGTGGACAACACCTTCTACACCCCGGTGGTGCAGCGGCCCCTGGAGCTGGGGGCCGACGTCGTCGTCCACTCGGGCACGAAGTACCTGGGCGGGCACAACGACGTCATGGCGGGCGTGGCCGTGGTGACCGACGACGCCCTGGCCGAGCGGCTGAACTACCGGCTCAACACGACCGGGGCGACGCTGGGGCCCTTCGACTGCTTCCTGCTGCTGCGCGGCCTGAAGACCCTGGCACTGCGCATGGAGCGCCACGAGGCCAACGCCACTGCGATCGCACAGTTCCTGCGTTCGAGCCCGTACGTGACACGGGTGCTCTACCCGGGGCACTCGGGCATGGTGAGCTTCGACCTGGCCGAGTCGGTGGACGTGGCCCGCTTCCTGGCCTCAGTGCGGGTGTTCACCTTCGCCGAGTCACTGGGCGGCGTGGAGTCGCTGGTGACGTGCCCGTCGGTGCAGACGCACGCGGACGTTCCGGTCGAGGTGCGCGCCTCCTACGGGTTGAGCGACCGGCTCATGCGCCTGAGCGTCGGCATCGAGCACGTCGACGACCTCATCGCGGACCTGGCCCAGGCCTTCGAGGCCGCCGGCGCCTGA
- a CDS encoding MalY/PatB family protein, which produces MHAHLSPVSSSSDSADSTCPARPDLQAPQAPATSSPAAAFASADRSALLTAPAVDPAAFDAVPDRRGTASLKWDSAVKRGRPEDVLPLWVADMDHATAPAVTSALLWRTRHGIFGYSEPDDAYRAALTGWFSRRYGWQVEAEWNTVTPGVVPALALAVRALTAPGEAVLIEEPVYYPFRDVVEVNGRTVAAVPLVRDADGVYRRDLGALEESIEATGARLLLLCNPHNPVGRVWSREELAALEEVTSRHGVVVVADEIHADLALPGFATTPFASLGEAAAAHTITCTSPSKSFNLAGLQVANILIADARLRRAFRRELATTGYSQPNTLGLTACRAAYESGDAWLDALREHIAAARAHVEARLERIEGIEAAPCEGTYLLWLDCSGFLQAAGLEPERLDEVMLHEAGLWLDDGRIFGAGGEGFTRINVACPRATLDAALDRLEAAVAAVTARAAEHAEHAGQGPAALSA; this is translated from the coding sequence ATGCACGCCCACCTCAGCCCCGTCTCCAGCTCCAGCGACTCCGCCGACTCCACCTGTCCGGCCCGCCCGGACCTCCAGGCCCCTCAGGCGCCTGCCACCTCCTCCCCCGCAGCAGCCTTCGCCTCGGCGGACCGCTCCGCCCTCCTCACCGCCCCCGCCGTTGACCCGGCCGCCTTCGACGCGGTCCCCGACCGCCGCGGCACGGCCAGCCTCAAGTGGGACTCCGCCGTCAAGCGCGGCCGCCCCGAGGACGTCCTGCCCCTGTGGGTGGCGGACATGGACCACGCCACCGCGCCGGCCGTCACCAGCGCCCTGCTGTGGCGCACCCGACACGGCATCTTCGGCTACTCCGAGCCCGACGACGCCTACCGGGCGGCCCTGACCGGCTGGTTCTCCCGCCGCTACGGCTGGCAGGTGGAGGCCGAGTGGAACACCGTGACCCCCGGCGTCGTCCCGGCCCTGGCCCTGGCCGTGCGCGCCCTGACCGCGCCGGGCGAGGCGGTCCTCATCGAGGAGCCCGTCTACTACCCCTTCCGCGACGTCGTCGAGGTCAACGGGCGCACCGTGGCCGCCGTCCCCCTCGTGCGTGACGCCGACGGCGTCTACCGCCGCGACCTGGGCGCCCTGGAGGAGAGCATCGAGGCGACCGGTGCGCGCCTGCTGCTCCTGTGCAACCCGCACAACCCGGTCGGCCGGGTCTGGAGCCGGGAGGAGCTCGCGGCCCTGGAGGAGGTCACGTCCCGCCACGGCGTCGTCGTCGTGGCCGACGAGATCCACGCCGACCTGGCCCTGCCGGGCTTCGCGACGACCCCCTTCGCCTCCCTGGGCGAGGCGGCCGCCGCGCACACGATCACCTGCACCTCGCCGTCGAAGTCCTTCAACCTGGCGGGTCTGCAGGTCGCCAACATCCTCATCGCCGACGCCCGTCTGCGCAGGGCCTTCCGCCGAGAGCTGGCCACCACCGGCTACTCCCAGCCCAATACCCTGGGCCTGACGGCCTGCCGGGCCGCCTACGAGAGCGGGGACGCCTGGCTCGACGCCCTGCGCGAGCACATCGCCGCCGCCCGGGCCCATGTCGAGGCGCGCCTGGAGCGGATCGAGGGGATCGAGGCCGCCCCCTGCGAGGGCACCTACCTGCTGTGGCTGGACTGCTCGGGATTCCTTCAGGCCGCCGGGCTCGAGCCCGAGCGGCTCGACGAGGTCATGCTCCACGAGGCCGGCCTCTGGCTCGACGACGGCCGGATCTTCGGCGCCGGCGGCGAGGGCTTCACCCGCATCAACGTCGCCTGCCCCCGCGCCACCCTCGACGCCGCCCTGGACCGGCTGGAGGCGGCGGTGGCCGCCGTGACCGCGCGCGCCGCAGAGCATGCAGAGCATGCCGGGCAGGGCCCCGCCGCCCTGTCCGCCTGA